The following are from one region of the Serinus canaria isolate serCan28SL12 chromosome 8, serCan2020, whole genome shotgun sequence genome:
- the PDC gene encoding phosducin, whose protein sequence is MEENANTSLEDDFEGQATHTGPKGVINDWRKFKLESEDGDSLPLSKKEMLRQMSSPHRSFSRDDKDTRERFCRKMSMQEYELIHAAQEDESCLQQYRKRCMQDMHQRLSFGPKFGFLCELQSGEQFLEAVEKEHKTTTVIVHIYEDGVKGCEHLNSSLACLAAEYPTVKFCKIKASSTGAGDRFSSEVLPSLLVYKAGELLSNFISVSEQFSEEFFAVDVEAFLNEYGLLPERELPALGNGTEEPDVE, encoded by the exons atggaagaaaatgcaaacacCAGCTTGGAAGACGACTTTGAAGGACAGGCAACACACACAG GGCCCAAAGGTGTGATCAATGACTGGAGGAAGTTCAAATTAGAGAGTGAAGATGGAGACTCCTTACCCCTGAGTAAGAAAGAAATGCTTAGGCAAATGTCTTCACCACACAGATCTTTCAGCAGAGATGACAAAGACACCAGAGAGAGATTCTGCCGTAAG ATGAGCATGCAGGAGTACGAGCTGATCCACGCGGCGCAGGAGGACgagagctgcctccagcagtaCCGCAAGCGCTGCATGCAGGACATGCACCAGCGCCTCAGCTTCGGGCCCAAGTTCGGCTTCCTGTGCGAGCTGCAGAGCGGGGAACAGTTCCTGGAGGCCGTGGAGAAGGAGCACAAAACCACCACGGTCATCGTGCACATTTACGAGGACGGCGTCAAGGGCTGCGAACACCTCAacagcagcctggcctgccTGGCGGCCGAGTACCCCACCGTCAAGTTCTGCAAGATCAAGGCCTCCAGCACGGGCGCCGGGGATCGCTTCTCCAGCGAGgtgctcccctccctgctggtcTACAAGGCCGGGGAGCTCCTGAGCAATTTCATTAGTGTTTCTGAACAGTTCAGTGAGGAGTTTTTTGCTGTGGATGTGGAGGCTTTCCTAAATGAGTATGGGCTGCTACCTGAGAGGGAGCTCCCGGCGCTGGGAAATGGCACGGAGGAGCCGGATGTTGAATAA